CGGCGCGGCACAGCGGCAGCAGCTCGTCCACTGTCACCGGGAGGCTGGTCTCATTGCCGAACACGTTGTTCGACGCGGAGTCACCGATCAGGAGCACCTCGATGCCCGCCTCGTCGAAGATCTCCGCCGTGTACTGTTCATACGCGGTCAGCATGGCGAAGTGACGGCCCTCCGCCTTGGCGGCCTGCAGGTGGTGCAGCCGCACCCGTCCGGTCGCAGCGGACGACGACGCCGCGGGGCCGCTGCCGTACGGGGCGCTCGTCTCGCCCGGGGTGCTGGAGCTGGCGGATTCACTGTGCGTCATGTCTCCGAGCTTAATGCTGAACCGTCAGGGGCGCCGAATTACGGGACGCCGGGGGAATGACGGCCCACAGAGCCCCTGGCCTGGGTAGAGTTGCATGCAGCACAGTACAGCCCCGGCCTGCGTCGGGATCCAGAGGGAAGCGAGGGCAGCATGGACCGCCAACAGGAATTCGTGCTCCGGACGATTGAGGAGCGCGACGTCCGGTTCGTCCGGCTCTGGTTCACGGACGTGGTGGGCTCCCTCAAGTCCGTGGCCCTGGCCCCCGCGGAGGTGGAAGGCGCCTTCGCCGAGGGACTCGGCTTCGACGGCTCGTCCATCGAGGGCCTCGCCCGCGTCTACGAGTCCGACATGCTCGCGCAGCCGGATCCGTCCACCTTCCAGATCCTGCCCTGGCGCGGCGAGACCGAGCAGACCAGCCGGATGTTCTGCGACATCCTCACCCCGGACGGTCAGGCCAGCGCCGCGGATCCGCGCAACGTCCTGAAGAGGACCCTCGCCAAGGCAGCGGACATGGGCTTCACCTGCTACACGCATCCGGAGATCGAGTTCTACCTGCTTAAGTCGGACAAGCCGGGCCCGGACGGCCTCCCGGTGCCCGTGGACGAGGGCGGCTACTTCGACCACGTCCCCGGCGGCGTGGCCCAGGACTTCCGCCGCACCGCGGTGACGATGCTGGAGTCCGTGGGCATCTCCGTGGAGTTCAGCCACCACGAGGCGGGCCCGGGCCAGAACGAGATCGACCTGCGCTACGCGGACGCCCTCCAGACCGCGGACAACATCATGACGTTCCGCACCATCATCAAAGAGGTGGCACTCCAGCAGGGCAGCTACGCCACGTTCATGCCGAAGCCGTTCACACAGCATCCGGGTTCCGGGATGCACACGCACTTCTCGCTGTTCGAGGGTGACACGAACGCCTTCCACGAAGCGGGCGCGGAATACGAGCTGTCCCGCACGGCGCGTCAGTTCATCGCCGGAATCCTGCGCCACGCGCCCGAGTTCACCGCGATCACCAACCAGTTCGTGAACTCCTACAAGCGCCTATGGGGCGGGGGCGAGGCCCCGAGCTACGTGTCCTGGGGCCACAACAACCGCTCCGCCCTGGTCCGGGTCCCGCTGTACAAGCCGGGCAAGGGGAACTCGGCGCGCGTCGAGTACCGGGGGATCGATTCCGCGGCCAACCCGTACCTCGCGTACGCGGCCCTGCTGGGCGCCGGCCTGAAGGGCATCGAGGAAGGCTACGATCTGGCGCCGCCGTCCGAGGACGACATCGCGTCGCTGTCCACGGCCGAGCGCAGGGCCCTCGGCCACGACCCGCTGCCGGCCAGCCTGCATGACGCCATCAACGCCATGGAGAACTCGGAGTTCATGGCGGAGATCCTCGGGGAGCAGGTGTTCCAGCACTTCCTGAGGAACAAGCGCGCCGAGTGGAACGACTACCGTCTGCAGGTCACGCCGTACGAACTCCAGCGCAACCTGGGGATCCTCTAACGCTGTGGCGATGAGTGTCGCCCGCCGTCTCATCGCGGCGGGTTTCAGTGACGTTGAACGGGCCGAGCGCTTCCTGGCGGCTCCTGAACTGGACGGAGTGGACCGGGACCTGCTGTTCGCCGGTCTCGTCCAATCCGCCAACCCGGACGAGGCGCTGTTGTCACTGGTCCGTCTCCTTGAGAAGGAGAAGGCCTCCCAGGGCACGGTAGGGCGCCTTCTACGGGGTGACCCGGAGGATGCGGAGGCGATGTACCGCCTCCTCGGCAGCTCCGTGGCCCTGGCCGACTTCCTGCTCAGGAACCCCGAGGAGCAGTGCGTTCTGGAGACCCGGGTCAGCCCCGAGCCCGTCCGGATCCCGGGCGAGGATCTGCGTGCCTCGCTGCTGGCCTCCGTGGGCGCGGACCCGAGGGCCGCGACGCCGATCGCCACCCTGAGCGGGGACGAGGGCCAGAACGCCCTGCGCGTGCGCTACCGCCGGCACCTGACCGAGCTGGCCATCCGGGACCTCGGGGCAGCGGATCCCCGGGACTACATGCCGCAGGTGGGGGCCGAACTCGCGGATCTGGCGGCTGCCGCACTCGATGCCGCTCTGGCGGTGGCGCGGGCCGAGGCCGGCGCCAAGTTCTCGCCGCTCGAGGTGGAAGCCGTCCGCCTCGCGATCGTGGGCATGGGCAAGTGCGGCGCCCGCGAGCTCAACTACATCTCGGACGTGGATGTCATCTACGTGCTGGACTCCGAGGGACTGGACGAGGTCCGGGCCGTGGAGATCGGGACGTTCCTCGCCGGCACCCTCGCCCGGATCATCTCCCATCCGGGGCGCGAACCCGGGCTGTGGGAGGTGGACGCCAACCTCAGGCCCGAAGGCAAGGACGGACCACTCGTCCGCACCCTCGAATCGCACCGGCAGTACTACGCCCGCTGGGCCGAGAGCTGGGAGTTCCAGGCGCTCCTGAAGGCCCGGGCCATGGCCGGGGACCCCGAGCTGGGCCGCCGCTATCAGGAAATGGTGGAGCCTCTGGTCTGGTCTTCCGCGGGCCGTGAGGGCTTCGTGGAATCAGTGCAGGCCATGCGCCGCAGGGTCACGGACAACATCCCCGCAGCCGAACTGGCCCGCCAGATCAAGCTCGGCCCCGGCGGACTCCGCGACGTGGAATTCACCGTCCAGCTGCTCCAGCTGGTGCACGGCAAGGCCGATCCTTCCCTCCGGGTCCGGGACACGACGTCGGCCATCGCCGCCCTCTCCCACGGCGGGTACATCGGCCGCGCCGACGCCTCGGAGTTCGACCGGGCGTATCGGCAGCTGCGCGTGATCGAGCACCGCATCCAGATGGTGCAGATGCGCCGCACGCACCTCATGCCCGAGAAGGAGGAGGAGGTGCGGGCGCTGGCCCGCGCCGTCGAGGGTTCGCTGAGCACCGCCCGCCCGACGGCGGACAGCCTCCTCACCTCGTGGCAGAAGACCAAGCGCCGGGTGCGTGAGCTGCACGAACAGATCTTCTACCGTCCCCTCCTCGGCACGGCCGCCTCCCTCAGCTCCGACGAGGCCCGCCTCAGCCCGGAAGCCGCGTCCGCCCGGCTCGCGGCGCTCGGTTACCGGGACCCCGAGGGCGCCATGCGCCACATCGCGGCGCTGACCAGCGGGGTCAGCCGCCGGGCGGCACTGCAGCGCCAGCTCCTGCCGGTTCTGCTGGGCTGGCTCGCCGAAGGACTGGACCCCGACGCCGGCCTGCTGGCCTTCCGTCGCGTCAGCGAGGCGCTCGGGGCCACTCACTGGTACCTGGGGCTCCTGCGCGACTCCCAGGCGGCTGCCGAGCGGCTGTGTCATGTCCTGTCGGACTCACGGCTCATCGCCGACCTTCTCGAGGTGTCACCGGAGTCCGTGGCCTGGCTGGGCAACAACAAGGAACTGGCCCCGGTGCCGTTCGAGACGCAGTGGCAGGAGATCCGTTCCAAGATGGCGCGGCATCAGGATCCGTCCAGCGCCATGCGGCTCATCCGGCTGATCCGCCGTCGGGAGATCCTGCGCACCGCCATCGCCGACGCGGCCGGGATCCTCGACCAGGACGGGGTCTCCCAGGCGCTGTCCGATGCGGACCGTGCCGCCATCCTCGGCGCCCTCCACGTCGCCGAACGTCAGGCGGAGGCCCAGGGCGGACTCCTGACCCGTGTGCTGGTGGTGGCGATGGGGCGGCAGGGCGGCCGCGAGATCGGCTACGGCTCGGACGCCGACGTCCTCTACGTGCATCAGGCGCTGCCCGGGGTGTCTGAAGAGGACGCCCAGAAACAGGCGCTCCAGATCGTGGGGCAGATCTCCAGCCTGCTCACGCAGCCCCTCAAGCCCGCCATCCTCGCGGAACGGGTCCTGTCCCTGGACGCCGATCTGCGGCCCGAAGGCAAGAACGGTCCCATGGTCCGCTCACTCGAGGCGTTCCGGGTCTACTACGGGCGCTGGTCCCTCGTCTGGGAGGCTCAGGCGCTGCTCCGGGCACGGCCGATCGCCGGCGATGACCGCCTGGCCGAGGCGTTCCTGGAGCTGATCGATCCGATCCGGTACCCGGAGCACCTCTCGTCCCAGGACGAGCGCGAGATCCGTCGGATCAAGGCCCGTGTGGAGGCCGAACGCCTTCCGCGGGGCGCCGACCCGTCCCGCCACGTGAAGCTCGGACGCGGAGGCCTGAGCGATGTGGAGTGGCTCGTGCAGCTGCGCCAGCTGGAGCACGCCCACCAGCATCCAGGACTTCGGACCACGTCCACCATGGAGGCGCTGGCGGAGCTCGCGCGGCTCAGACTGATGGCCGAGGAGGACGCGGCTCTGCTCGCGGCTGCCTGGCGACTGGCCAGCCGGGTCCGCAGCGCCAACGTCATCTGGTCCGGAAAGGCCTCAGACCTCCTGCCGTCCGCACGGCGGGACCTCGAAGCCGTGTCCCGGTGGTGCGGGCACCCGGCCTCCCACGCCGCCGAATTCGAGGAGCAGTATCTGCGACTGACGCGACGTGCTCGCGCGGTCTTCGACCGGGAGTTCTACGGGCAGCGCTGAGTGCTCTGTCCGCGACGAAAGGATCAAGGGATGAATCGACAACCGTGGAAGACTTCGCGGCAGAAGGACGGGGGAGGAGGCCCGGGCGGCCGTCGTGCTCCCTGGGCGCGGCTGACCGTGCTGGTGCGGTTCGGGGTGGCCGTGCTGACGGCGTGTCTCGCCGTCGTCGGGCTGTCCGTGCCCGCCGCTTCCGCCACCGCGCCGCATGAGGTGAGCGGCAAGAAGTTCGTCATCGGCACGGACACCACCTTCGCACCGTTCGAGTTCCGGGACCCCTCCGGTGAGCTGACGGGCATCGACATGGATCTCATCCGCGAGATCGCCAAGCGCGGGGGATTCGAGGTCGAGATCAAGTCCCTCGGCTTCAACGCCGCTCTTCAGGCGCTGTCCTCCAACCAGGTGGACGGCGTGATCGCCGGCATGTCCATCACGGACAAGCGCAAGCAGGTCTACGACTTCTCCGATCCGTACTTCGAATCCGGCGTGCAGATGGCCGTGGCGAAGAGCAACAACGACATCAAGGGCTACGAAGACCTCAAGGGCAAGACGGTCACCGCCAAGACCGGCTCCGAGGGCGAGACCGCCGCGAAGGAGCTGTCCGCCAAGTACGGCTTCACGGTGAAGTCCCTGGACCAGTCCGCGACCATGTACGAACTGGTCAAGTCCGGCAACGCCGTGGGCGTCTTCGATGATTACCCCGTCCTGGCCTATGGCATCAGCCAGAACAACGGCCTCAAGACCGTGACGGACAAGATCCCGGGTGGCAGCTACGGCTTCGCCGTCAACAAGGGGAAGAACCCCGAACTGCTCGCGGCGTTCAACAAGGGTCTCTCCGAGATGAAGGCCGACGGCGAGTACCAGAAGCTCCTCGACAAGTACCTCAAGGCGCCGGAGGCGGCGGCCACGAGCAGCTTCTGGGATCTGCTGGCGCAGAGCTTCCCGGCCCTCATGAGCGGTCTGCGCAACACCGTGCTGGTCACCATCATCTCCTTCGCGGTGGCGATGGTCCTGGGCCTGTTCTTCGGCTTCCTCAAGATCTCGCGGAACGTGGTGGCCCGCGGTGTCGCGACCACCTTCGTCAACGTCTTCCGCGGCACGCCGCTGCTGGTCTGGGCGTTCTTCTTCTACTTCGGCATCCCACAGCTCACCGGGCAGCCCATCAACATCTGGGTGGCGGGTGTCCTCACGCTGAGCCTCAACTCGGGCGCTTACATCACCGAGATCGTGCGCGGCGCCGTGCAGTCGGTGGACCCGGGCCAGCTGGAGGCGGCCCGGAGCCTCGGCATGGGCTACGGCAAGTCGATGCAGAAGGTCGTGGTGCCTCAGGCCTTCAAGCTCATGACGCCGTCCCTCATCAACCAGCTGATCATCATGCTGAAGGATTCGTCCTTGCTCCTGGCCATCGGCTTCGCCGAGCTCCTGTACCAGGGCCAGCAGATCTACGCCGGCAACTTCCGCATCACCGAGACCCTCGTGATCGTGGCGGCGCTGTACTTCGTGGTGATCATGCTCCTGACACAACTGGCCAACTACGCGGACAGGAAGTTCAACAAATGAGCACGGGTGCAGAGACGGTCCGTGATGACCGGGCCGAGAAGGTCACGGTCACGGGCCTGAAGAAGTCCTTCGGCAGCAACGAGGTCCTCAAGGGCATCGACGCGGTCATCCACGAGGGCGAGGTGGTGGCGGTCATCGGCCCCTCGGGCTCCGGCAAGTCCACCTTCCTGCGCTGCCTGAACAAGCTGGAGGACATCTCCGGCGGCACAGTCCAGGTCAACGGTTACGACCTCACGGGTGCGAACGTGGACATCAACCAGGTCCGTCGCCAGATCGGCATGGTGTTCCAGCACTTCAACCTGTTCCCGCACATGACCGTGATCGAGAACATCATGCTGGCCCCCGTGGAGACCGGGAAGCTGGACAAGGCGGCGGCACGGACCCGTGGCCTGGAGCTCCTGGCCCGGGTGGGGCTGGAAGCCAAGGCCGATGCCCGTCCCGTCTCCCTCTCGGGCGGTCAGAAGCAGCGTGTGGCGATCGCCCGCGCGCTGGCCATGAGCCCGGACATCATGCTCTTCGACGAGGCGACTTCAGCCTTGGACCCGGAGATGGTCGGAGAAGTCCTCCAGGTCATCAAGGACCTGGCCGCCGAGGGCATGACGATGGTCATGGTCACCCACGAGATGGGCTTCGCCCGCGAGGTCGCCGATCGCGTCATCTTCATGGCGGACGGCTACATCTGCGAGCAGGGCACCCCCGACGAACTGTTCGGCAACCCTCAGCAGCAGCGGACCAAGGACTTCCTCTCGAAGGTCCTCTGAGCCGTGGCCGTCCGCGCGCGAGCCGTGCGGACCTGCTGAACGACGACGGCGGCCGCTTCCCTTACGGGGGAGGCGGCCGCCGTCGTCGTGGGTCGGGCACTGGCCCGGAGAGGGTGGGTCAGAGGACCTCTTCGCGGTCCTGGAGCTCGATGACCCGTTCCTCGCGGAGCGCACGGAGCGCCGAGGACACGTGCAGCGCGCCGTGCACGCCGAAGTACTCGGGGAAGTCCTGCTCGGCGACGAAGCGCCAGCTGAGGAGTTCCTCCTCCTGCAGGGTGATCTCGGCGCCGTCGGCCAGGACGCCGCCGTCGTAGAGGAAGTTCAGCCCGTCGCCCACGGGGACGGGGAAGGCGGAGTGCCCGATGATCAGGAGCGCGCCGGGCTGGATGTCCAGGCCGAGCTCCTCGCGGCCTTCACGGCGGGCGGCCGCGCGGGGCGCCTCTCCGGCGTCCACCGTGCCCCCGGGCAGGAGCCACCCCTCTTTGTAGTTCGGTTCGACGGCGAGGACCCTTCCCTCGTCGTCCCGGATCACCAGGCCCGCGGCGACACGGCGGCGGGGGAGTGTGCGGAAGTATTCGATGCTTTCCGGGCTGAGTTCGGCCATGACCTGAGCCTAGCAAGAGTGGGCGGAACGGCCTTGGCCTGCGACCTCCCGCGACGGGCGGACGGCGAATAGTCTGTCTCCATGACAACGGAACGGTGGCGGCAGGCCACGGAATGGCCGCTCATGGCTGCGGCGCTCGTGTTCCTGGCCGCGTACTCGGTGCAGGTGATCGGCGACGTCTCGGAACGCCAGGCCCAGGTGCTCGAGCTCATCCAGTGGATCACGTGGGGCGCGTTCACCGTGGACTATGCCGTGAGGCTGTTTCTGGCGCCCCAGCGCTGGCGCTGGCTGGCCACCCATCTGCCGGACCTGGCGATGGTCGTGCTGCCGGTGCTGCGGCCTTTGCGCCTCCTGCGCCTCGTCACGCTGCTCCGGGTGCTGTACGGCACGGCGGGCAAGGCGCTGCGGGGCCGGATCGTCACGTTCGTCGCGGTGTCGGCCGTGTTCCTGACGTACTGTGCCTCCCTCGCGGTGCTCGACGCCGAACAGCACGCCGAGGGCGCGAACATCGTCACTTTCGGCGACGCCGTGTGGTGGTCACTGACCACCATCAGCACGGTCGGGTACGGGGACCATTACCCCGTCACCCTGATCGGCCGGGCGGTGGCCGCGGCGCTCATGGTCTCGGGGATCGCGGTCCTCGGCGTGGTCACCGCGTCGATCGGATCGTGGCTGGTGGAGCGCGTGTCGGCGACGGCCACCGTGGCAGTCGAACAGGCCGACGCGGATCTGAAGGGCCAACTGGACCGGCTGCACGCCGAGGTGGCGCGGCTCGGCCGGCTGCTGGAGGATTCGCAGGGTGGCCGCAAGGAGCCGGTGGTGGGGGAGGAGACGCGCTAGGCGTCGCTGCTGGGGTTCGGGGACGGGAAACGAGAAAGACCCCCGGAGCACTGCTCCGGGGGCCTTCCGTGTACAGCCGAGGCGGCGGCTCACGCGGCCAGGGCCGCGATCATCCGCCTCAGGCTGCTAGACGCCGTAGTACAGCTCGAACTCGTACGGGTTCGGGCGCAGGGTCAGCGGGGCGATCTCGTTCTCGCGCTTGTAGGCGATCCAGGTGTCGATCAGGTCCTGGGTGAACACGCCACCGGCCTGCAGGAACTCGTTGTCGGCCTCGAGGGCTTCGAGTGCTTCCTCCAGGGAGCCCGGAGCCTTGGGGATGTCCTTGGCCTCTTCGGCGGGCAGCTCGTAGAGGTCCTTGTCGATCGGCGCCGGGGGCTCGATGCGGTTGCGGATGCCGTCGATGCCGGCCATCAGCTGGGCGGCGAACGCCAGGTACGGGTTGGACGAGGGGTCCGGCGCGCGGAATTCGATGCGCTTGGCCTTCGGGTTGGAGCCCGTGATCGGGATACGGATACCTGCGGAGCGGTTGCCCTGCGAGTACACCATGTTGACCGGAGCCTCGTAGCCCTTGACCAGACGGCGGTAGGAGTTCACCGTCGGGTTGGTGAAGGCCAGGACGGCGGAGGCGTGCTTCAGCACACCGCCGATGTACCAGCGGGCGACGTCGGACAGGCCGGCATAGCCCTTCTCGTCGTAGAACAGCGGCTCGCCGTTGCTCCACAGGGACTGGTGGCAGTGCATACCCGAGCCGTTGTCACCGAAGATGGGCTTCGGCATGAAGGTCACGCTCTTGCCGTACTCCAGGGCGGTGTTCTTGATGACGTACTTGAACTTCTGCAGGTCATCCGCGGCGTGCACCAGGGTGGTGAACTTGTAGTTGATCTCGGCCTGGCCTGCGGCGCCGACCTCGTGGTGGGAGCGCTCGACCTCGAGGCCGACCTCGTCCAGGTTGAGGCACATGGCGTCGCGGAGGTCAGCCTGGTGGTCGACCGGGGCCACCGGGAAGTAGCCGCCCTTGAAGGGGGTCTTGTTGCCCAGGTTGCCGCCGGCCTCTTCACGGCCGGAGTTCCACGGAGCCTCGATGGAGTCGAGCTTGTAGAACGCGCCCTGCGGGGAGGACTCGAACTGGACGTTGTCGAAGACGTAGAACTCGGCCTCGGGAGCGAAGAAGGCGGTGTCGGCGATGCCGGTGGAGGCGAGGTAGGCCTCGGCACGCTCGGCGATGCCGCGCGGATCGCGGTGGTACGGCTCGCCGGTGCGCGGGTTCACGATGGAGAAGTTCAGCGCCAGGGTCTTCTCGACGCGGAAGGGGTCGATGAAGGCGGTGGTCACATCGGGGATCAGCTGCATATCGGATTCAGCGATGCCCTGGAAGCCGCGGATCGAGGAGCCGTCGAAGAGCTGGCCGTTGACGAAGAAGTCCGCGTCGACCGTCTTGGCGGGAACGTTGAAGTGCTGCTGCACGCCCGGAAGATCGGTGAAACGGATGTCGACGAACTTGACGTCCTCATCCTTGATGAACTTGAGGACTTCGTCCGCACTGGTGAACATGCATGCTCCTAACAGAATTGGGCCGGTGGCCTGAAGGCGACGGCACCGGGTTCCGGCCAGGCTTCACCCAGCGGATCGCCGTGCCATCTACTGGTGAACAGCCTAGGCGGCGGGCATTACCCGAGAATGTCTGCATTGTTTCCGGGAGGTTACAACGGAGATGTGACGGGTGATGGCTGGGGGCCGGTGGTTCCCGGTCGTACCCTCCTCACTCTACCGACAGTGCCGCGCATCACGGGCAGGCTCTCCGCGATGCGGACAGACCGGCGGAGAAGGGCGCGGGCCGCAGTGGACCGGCCTCAGCGGATACCCTTAAGGGGTGGTGACTCGACGAGATCTAGGTTCCTGGCTGGAAGGCCCCGACACGACGCACATCAGCAAGTACCCGGGGGAGCGGCTGGGACTGCCGGAATCCGGACAGGGCTCGCTGGCCCGCGCCGGACGGCGGATCTTGGCGATCTGCATCGACTGGGCACTCTGCCTGTTCATCAGCAACTTCTTCTTCGAGGGCAATTCCTGGGCCACGCTGGCCGTCTTCTTCGCGGAACAGGCCGTCCTGGTCGGAACGCTGGGCTACAGCATCGGTCACCGGGTCTCGAACATCCATGTGGTGCGGCTGGACGGTTCTCCTGCGGGCATTCCCGCGGCACTGGTCCGGGCCGCACTGCTGTGTCTCGTGATCCCCGCCATCATCTTCGACCCCGATCAGCGCGGTCTGCATGACAAGGCCATGAAGACCGTCCTGGTCCGGCGCTGAACTGCCCGGCGC
Above is a window of Arthrobacter sp. Y-9 DNA encoding:
- the glnA gene encoding type I glutamate--ammonia ligase → MDRQQEFVLRTIEERDVRFVRLWFTDVVGSLKSVALAPAEVEGAFAEGLGFDGSSIEGLARVYESDMLAQPDPSTFQILPWRGETEQTSRMFCDILTPDGQASAADPRNVLKRTLAKAADMGFTCYTHPEIEFYLLKSDKPGPDGLPVPVDEGGYFDHVPGGVAQDFRRTAVTMLESVGISVEFSHHEAGPGQNEIDLRYADALQTADNIMTFRTIIKEVALQQGSYATFMPKPFTQHPGSGMHTHFSLFEGDTNAFHEAGAEYELSRTARQFIAGILRHAPEFTAITNQFVNSYKRLWGGGEAPSYVSWGHNNRSALVRVPLYKPGKGNSARVEYRGIDSAANPYLAYAALLGAGLKGIEEGYDLAPPSEDDIASLSTAERRALGHDPLPASLHDAINAMENSEFMAEILGEQVFQHFLRNKRAEWNDYRLQVTPYELQRNLGIL
- a CDS encoding bifunctional [glutamine synthetase] adenylyltransferase/[glutamine synthetase]-adenylyl-L-tyrosine phosphorylase, yielding MSVARRLIAAGFSDVERAERFLAAPELDGVDRDLLFAGLVQSANPDEALLSLVRLLEKEKASQGTVGRLLRGDPEDAEAMYRLLGSSVALADFLLRNPEEQCVLETRVSPEPVRIPGEDLRASLLASVGADPRAATPIATLSGDEGQNALRVRYRRHLTELAIRDLGAADPRDYMPQVGAELADLAAAALDAALAVARAEAGAKFSPLEVEAVRLAIVGMGKCGARELNYISDVDVIYVLDSEGLDEVRAVEIGTFLAGTLARIISHPGREPGLWEVDANLRPEGKDGPLVRTLESHRQYYARWAESWEFQALLKARAMAGDPELGRRYQEMVEPLVWSSAGREGFVESVQAMRRRVTDNIPAAELARQIKLGPGGLRDVEFTVQLLQLVHGKADPSLRVRDTTSAIAALSHGGYIGRADASEFDRAYRQLRVIEHRIQMVQMRRTHLMPEKEEEVRALARAVEGSLSTARPTADSLLTSWQKTKRRVRELHEQIFYRPLLGTAASLSSDEARLSPEAASARLAALGYRDPEGAMRHIAALTSGVSRRAALQRQLLPVLLGWLAEGLDPDAGLLAFRRVSEALGATHWYLGLLRDSQAAAERLCHVLSDSRLIADLLEVSPESVAWLGNNKELAPVPFETQWQEIRSKMARHQDPSSAMRLIRLIRRREILRTAIADAAGILDQDGVSQALSDADRAAILGALHVAERQAEAQGGLLTRVLVVAMGRQGGREIGYGSDADVLYVHQALPGVSEEDAQKQALQIVGQISSLLTQPLKPAILAERVLSLDADLRPEGKNGPMVRSLEAFRVYYGRWSLVWEAQALLRARPIAGDDRLAEAFLELIDPIRYPEHLSSQDEREIRRIKARVEAERLPRGADPSRHVKLGRGGLSDVEWLVQLRQLEHAHQHPGLRTTSTMEALAELARLRLMAEEDAALLAAAWRLASRVRSANVIWSGKASDLLPSARRDLEAVSRWCGHPASHAAEFEEQYLRLTRRARAVFDREFYGQR
- a CDS encoding amino acid ABC transporter substrate-binding protein/permease — protein: MNRQPWKTSRQKDGGGGPGGRRAPWARLTVLVRFGVAVLTACLAVVGLSVPAASATAPHEVSGKKFVIGTDTTFAPFEFRDPSGELTGIDMDLIREIAKRGGFEVEIKSLGFNAALQALSSNQVDGVIAGMSITDKRKQVYDFSDPYFESGVQMAVAKSNNDIKGYEDLKGKTVTAKTGSEGETAAKELSAKYGFTVKSLDQSATMYELVKSGNAVGVFDDYPVLAYGISQNNGLKTVTDKIPGGSYGFAVNKGKNPELLAAFNKGLSEMKADGEYQKLLDKYLKAPEAAATSSFWDLLAQSFPALMSGLRNTVLVTIISFAVAMVLGLFFGFLKISRNVVARGVATTFVNVFRGTPLLVWAFFFYFGIPQLTGQPINIWVAGVLTLSLNSGAYITEIVRGAVQSVDPGQLEAARSLGMGYGKSMQKVVVPQAFKLMTPSLINQLIIMLKDSSLLLAIGFAELLYQGQQIYAGNFRITETLVIVAALYFVVIMLLTQLANYADRKFNK
- a CDS encoding amino acid ABC transporter ATP-binding protein, which translates into the protein MSTGAETVRDDRAEKVTVTGLKKSFGSNEVLKGIDAVIHEGEVVAVIGPSGSGKSTFLRCLNKLEDISGGTVQVNGYDLTGANVDINQVRRQIGMVFQHFNLFPHMTVIENIMLAPVETGKLDKAAARTRGLELLARVGLEAKADARPVSLSGGQKQRVAIARALAMSPDIMLFDEATSALDPEMVGEVLQVIKDLAAEGMTMVMVTHEMGFAREVADRVIFMADGYICEQGTPDELFGNPQQQRTKDFLSKVL
- a CDS encoding NUDIX hydrolase; translated protein: MAELSPESIEYFRTLPRRRVAAGLVIRDDEGRVLAVEPNYKEGWLLPGGTVDAGEAPRAAARREGREELGLDIQPGALLIIGHSAFPVPVGDGLNFLYDGGVLADGAEITLQEEELLSWRFVAEQDFPEYFGVHGALHVSSALRALREERVIELQDREEVL
- a CDS encoding potassium channel family protein translates to MTTERWRQATEWPLMAAALVFLAAYSVQVIGDVSERQAQVLELIQWITWGAFTVDYAVRLFLAPQRWRWLATHLPDLAMVVLPVLRPLRLLRLVTLLRVLYGTAGKALRGRIVTFVAVSAVFLTYCASLAVLDAEQHAEGANIVTFGDAVWWSLTTISTVGYGDHYPVTLIGRAVAAALMVSGIAVLGVVTASIGSWLVERVSATATVAVEQADADLKGQLDRLHAEVARLGRLLEDSQGGRKEPVVGEETR
- the glnA gene encoding type I glutamate--ammonia ligase; protein product: MFTSADEVLKFIKDEDVKFVDIRFTDLPGVQQHFNVPAKTVDADFFVNGQLFDGSSIRGFQGIAESDMQLIPDVTTAFIDPFRVEKTLALNFSIVNPRTGEPYHRDPRGIAERAEAYLASTGIADTAFFAPEAEFYVFDNVQFESSPQGAFYKLDSIEAPWNSGREEAGGNLGNKTPFKGGYFPVAPVDHQADLRDAMCLNLDEVGLEVERSHHEVGAAGQAEINYKFTTLVHAADDLQKFKYVIKNTALEYGKSVTFMPKPIFGDNGSGMHCHQSLWSNGEPLFYDEKGYAGLSDVARWYIGGVLKHASAVLAFTNPTVNSYRRLVKGYEAPVNMVYSQGNRSAGIRIPITGSNPKAKRIEFRAPDPSSNPYLAFAAQLMAGIDGIRNRIEPPAPIDKDLYELPAEEAKDIPKAPGSLEEALEALEADNEFLQAGGVFTQDLIDTWIAYKRENEIAPLTLRPNPYEFELYYGV
- a CDS encoding RDD family protein, translated to MVTRRDLGSWLEGPDTTHISKYPGERLGLPESGQGSLARAGRRILAICIDWALCLFISNFFFEGNSWATLAVFFAEQAVLVGTLGYSIGHRVSNIHVVRLDGSPAGIPAALVRAALLCLVIPAIIFDPDQRGLHDKAMKTVLVRR